The Rhodanobacteraceae bacterium genomic sequence CTCGCTGACCACGCTGCGCAAACGGGTGCCGAGCCCGCCCGCGAGCACGATGGCCTCGTCAGGCGCGGCCACGCGGAAACATCTCGCGCTCGATCATGCCGCAGATCAGGTGACCCAGCAGTTCGTGGCCCTCCTGGATTTTCGGCGTTTCGTCGGAAGGCATGTTCAGGCACACCGTGCAACGACCGGCCATCGCGCCGCCGGAACGCCCGGTGAAACCGATGACGTCGATGCCGGCTGTGCGTGCCGCATCGATCGCCAGCAGGATGTTCTTTGAATTGCCCGAGGTCGAAAGCGCGAACAACAGATCCCCCCTGCGACCGAGTGCCTCGATCTGACGTGCGAACACGCGCTCGTAGCCGTAGTCGTTGCCGATCGCGGTCAGCGCACTGGTGTCGGTGGTGAGCGCGATGCCTGGCAGGCCCGGACGGTCGTAGTTGAAGCGGCTGACCAGTTCCGCCGCCCAGTGCTGGGCGTCGGCCGCACTGCCGCCGTTGCCCGCGAACAGGATCTTGTTGCCGCGCTGCAACACCTTGACCGCGTGCGCCACCACGTCCAGCACCTGCTGCCGCAACGCTGCGTCCGCGGCCATCGCCTCGACCAACCGGCGCGATTTCTCGAACTCACGATCGATGTAATTGTTCACTCATCAGACCCTTCCGTCAGCAGTCATCCGACCTTGCGCAATTGCAGGAGGGCCGACAGGCCCGACCACGGAGCTCTTGACCATGGACGGCGGATTCGCCGCGGCGCGTTGGTCGCGACCTCCGTCGCTCCTACGCTCGGCACCATCGTTCAGGCGATCCGCCACGAGCCGGCTCCCTGCTGGGTGAAATGAAAATCCAGAATACTGCCGCCTTCGGCCAACAGTGCACGACTCAGGTCGATGCGTTCTTCCGGATCGCACAGGAACATCATGAAGCCGCCGCCGCCGGCGCCGGAAACCTTGGCTGCGCGCGCGCCGTGCGCGAAGGCGATCTTCTCCATCTTGTCGATCAGCGGATTGGTGATGCCGGTCGCCATGCGCTTCTTGGCCTCCCAGCCTGCCTGCATGGTCGCCTCGAGTCCGCGCAGGTCGCCCTTCAACACGCATTCCTTCATGCGGATGGCTTCTTCTTTCAGGCGATGGGTTGCTTCGGTGGCGTCGCGGTTCTCGGCATCGATGTTCTTCACCTGGCGGTCGATGATCTCGGCCGAGGCCCGCGACACGCCCGTGAAATACAGCACCAGCGATGCTTCCAGTTCCGCGCGCACCCAATCCTTGATCCGCAGCGGATTCACGATCACGCGGTCGCCGCCGTAGAACTCCATGAAGTTGAATCCGCCGAACGCCGCTGCGTACTGGTCCTGCTTGCCACCCGCCAGTCGCAGATCCTTGCGCTCGATGTCGTAGGCGAGCTGCGCGACTTCGTACTCGCCCAGCGGCAGCGAAAAATATTCGGCGAACGCCTGCACCAGCGCCACCACCATGGTCGATGACGAACCCAAACCCGAACCCGGTGGCGCATCGGAGAAGGTCTTCACCGAAAGCGGCGGCCGCTCGCCGTTGAGGAAATCCCGCGACACCCGCGCATAGACGCCTTTCAACAACTGCAGCGATCCGCTGCCGTCGATCACGCCGTCGCAGGCATGGGTTTCCTCACGGCCCACGTCGAGCGCATGGAAGCACGCCTCGCGCCCCTCGCGCGGCGCGATGATGGCGTACGCATAGCGGTCGATGGTGGCGTTCATCACCCGCCCGCCATAGCGATCGCAGTACGGCGATACATCGGTGCCGCCGCCAGCCAGTCCGAGCCGCAACGGCGCACGCGCGCGCACGATCATGGCTTGCCCTCCACCTTGAGGTTGAACACGTCGGCCAATGCGCGGCGCATGGAGGCTTTCGAGAAACGCTGCTCGGCATAACGGGATGACGCATCCGAACATGCCTGCCAGGCAGCCTGATCGGTCAGCAACTGCAGCAATGCCTGCGCGAGCGCAGCCTCGTCGTCGGCCACGCGCGCCACCTGCTGCACGCCATCCAGCCCCTGCGCCCCGACCGTGGTGGTTACCAGCGGCAACCCTTGCTGCAAGGCTTCGACCACCTTCGACTTGACCCCGGCACCGAAGCGCAACGGAACCACCGCGACGCGGCGACGTGCGTAGTGTTCCTGCAGCATCTCATCCGTGACGTGGCCGGTAATGATCACATGTTCGTTCGCGAGCGCCCGAACCTGGTCGGTCGGATTGGAACCGACCAGATACAGGCGCACCCCCGGCAGTTCCTCGCGTACCCGGGGAAAGATATCCTCGACCAGCCACCGTGCTGCATCCACGTTGGGCGGATGCGCGAAGCCGGCCACGAACAGGAGATCGGTACGCGAGCCGAAGGAGGTTCCCGGCGGCACGCCGAAATGCTCGAAGCAATACGCCTGGATCGGCCGCGCGTCCACTCTCGGCGCCAGCTGGCGTACTTGTGCGACTTCCTCGCCGGAGGGATACAGCACCACGTCCGAGCGCCGCCACAGCATTTTCTCCATGGCTTCGAGATGGTCGGCTTGCTTGCGGCAATCGGCATCCCCGGTTTGCTCGAACTCTTGACGCAGGCGTGCGAAATGCAGGTCGTGCCCGTAGTACACGACGCGCGCCCTGGGCAGTTTGCGCTTCACCGCGTCGATGAATTGCGCGGAGACGTGCGGCCGGTTGAGCAGAACGTGGTCGATCCCGCCACCGGATTCGCCAAGGTAGCGTTCGAATCCGTTCTGCCATTCAGCCCCGTAAATGACTTCCACGCCCATCCGTTGCAACGGCGGCGCATACACCGGATCGCGGAACAGGTTTTCCGGCCAGAATTTCACCACGCAGCCAAGTTCGAGCAGGGCCTGGATGAACTGCATCACCGTGCGCGAACCGGCATCGCGGTCCGGCTGCGGCACGTAATGGTCCACGACCAGCACCACCGGCCGACCGCGGCTGCGTTCGCGCGCGCGGAAGACATTCTCCGCATT encodes the following:
- a CDS encoding D-sedoheptulose 7-phosphate isomerase codes for the protein MNNYIDREFEKSRRLVEAMAADAALRQQVLDVVAHAVKVLQRGNKILFAGNGGSAADAQHWAAELVSRFNYDRPGLPGIALTTDTSALTAIGNDYGYERVFARQIEALGRRGDLLFALSTSGNSKNILLAIDAARTAGIDVIGFTGRSGGAMAGRCTVCLNMPSDETPKIQEGHELLGHLICGMIEREMFPRGRA
- a CDS encoding D-glycero-alpha-D-manno-heptose 7-phosphate kinase → MIVRARAPLRLGLAGGGTDVSPYCDRYGGRVMNATIDRYAYAIIAPREGREACFHALDVGREETHACDGVIDGSGSLQLLKGVYARVSRDFLNGERPPLSVKTFSDAPPGSGLGSSSTMVVALVQAFAEYFSLPLGEYEVAQLAYDIERKDLRLAGGKQDQYAAAFGGFNFMEFYGGDRVIVNPLRIKDWVRAELEASLVLYFTGVSRASAEIIDRQVKNIDAENRDATEATHRLKEEAIRMKECVLKGDLRGLEATMQAGWEAKKRMATGITNPLIDKMEKIAFAHGARAAKVSGAGGGGFMMFLCDPEERIDLSRALLAEGGSILDFHFTQQGAGSWRIA